One part of the Parabacteroides distasonis ATCC 8503 genome encodes these proteins:
- a CDS encoding GDP-L-fucose synthase family protein produces MEKNAKIYVAGHRGMVGSAIVRELQRQGYTNIITRTHKELDLTRQEAVERFFAEEKPEYVFLAAAKVGGIIANQSALADFMYENMILEMNVIHSAWRNGCRKLEFLGSSCIYPRMAPQPMPESCLLTSELEKTNEAYALAKISGLKYCEFLNRQYGTDYISVMPTNLYGPNDNYHPEHSHVLPALIRRFHEAKEAGLKEVTCWGDGSPLREFLYVDDLANLCVFLMNNYSGYETVNAGTGKELTIKALTELVAKIIGYTGEIRWDTSRPNGTPRKLLDVSKATSLGWTYKTELEEGIRLSYEDFLNNPMRAER; encoded by the coding sequence ATGGAGAAGAACGCAAAAATCTATGTAGCAGGACACCGTGGAATGGTAGGCTCTGCCATTGTACGGGAACTGCAACGCCAGGGATATACGAATATCATCACACGCACGCACAAAGAATTGGACTTGACTCGCCAGGAAGCCGTGGAACGCTTCTTCGCCGAAGAAAAGCCCGAATATGTATTCCTCGCCGCAGCAAAGGTGGGCGGTATCATCGCCAACCAATCGGCATTGGCGGACTTCATGTACGAGAACATGATACTGGAGATGAATGTCATCCACTCGGCATGGCGCAATGGTTGCAGGAAGCTGGAGTTTCTCGGTTCATCGTGCATATACCCGCGTATGGCACCCCAGCCGATGCCTGAAAGCTGCCTGCTAACCTCCGAACTGGAAAAGACCAACGAGGCATACGCATTGGCAAAAATCTCTGGATTGAAATACTGCGAGTTTCTCAACCGCCAGTACGGCACGGACTATATCAGCGTGATGCCCACCAATCTCTATGGGCCGAATGACAACTACCACCCCGAGCACAGCCACGTGTTACCGGCGCTTATCCGCCGCTTTCATGAGGCGAAGGAAGCGGGCTTGAAAGAGGTGACCTGCTGGGGTGACGGTAGCCCGTTGCGAGAGTTTCTCTATGTGGATGATTTGGCCAATCTCTGCGTATTCTTGATGAACAACTATTCGGGGTACGAGACAGTAAACGCCGGAACAGGAAAGGAACTGACCATAAAGGCACTGACAGAATTAGTGGCAAAGATAATCGGCTACACCGGCGAGATACGCTGGGACACCTCACGGCCGAACGGTACCCCCCGCAAGCTGCTTGACGTTTCGAAAGCGACTTCGCTCGGATGGACATACAAGACGGAACTGGAGGAAGGCATCCGTCTTTCCTACGAGGATTTCTTAAACAACCCGATGAGGGCGGAAAGATAA
- a CDS encoding glycosyltransferase family 2 protein, with protein sequence MKISIITATWNSGATLRYTMRSVLSQSYPNIEHIIVDGGSTDGTMEIVHELESEYQGKLRYISGKDKGIYDAMNKGIAMATGDIIGILNSDDFYTSDIVLSTVASAFEDGNIDAVYGDIHYVQDNDLQKCTRYYSSKLFHRRWMRLGFMPAHPSFYCRKEIYERYGGFNLSYKIAADFECLLRFIFVHKIRLRYIPMDFVTMRTGGASTSGLSSHKQILRDHQRAFKDSGVYSNVLLESLRYIYKIYEIFETKVSRNNTSQI encoded by the coding sequence ATGAAAATATCAATAATCACTGCTACATGGAATAGCGGTGCGACTTTGCGTTACACAATGCGAAGTGTATTATCACAATCTTATCCGAATATAGAGCATATCATCGTGGATGGCGGTTCAACTGATGGCACAATGGAAATTGTACATGAATTAGAATCTGAATATCAAGGCAAATTACGTTACATTAGCGGGAAAGACAAAGGAATATACGATGCCATGAATAAAGGTATCGCAATGGCGACAGGCGATATCATAGGAATACTTAATAGCGATGATTTTTATACCAGCGATATTGTGCTTTCAACAGTGGCATCCGCATTTGAAGACGGTAACATAGATGCTGTTTATGGCGATATACATTATGTACAAGACAATGACTTGCAAAAATGTACCCGTTATTACTCCTCGAAACTTTTTCATCGCCGTTGGATGCGTCTCGGCTTTATGCCCGCCCATCCGAGTTTTTATTGCCGCAAAGAAATATATGAGAGATACGGAGGCTTCAATTTGTCATATAAAATTGCTGCTGATTTTGAATGTCTGTTGCGATTCATATTCGTCCATAAAATACGGCTCCGATACATCCCAATGGATTTTGTAACAATGCGTACAGGGGGAGCATCGACCAGCGGATTATCCAGTCATAAACAAATTTTACGAGATCACCAACGGGCATTCAAGGATAGTGGAGTTTACAGTAATGTTTTGCTGGAATCGTTGAGATACATTTACAAAATATATGAGATCTTCGAAACTAAAGTTTCACGAAATAATACATCGCAAATTTGA
- a CDS encoding sugar phosphate nucleotidyltransferase, producing MQIILLSGGSGKRLWPLSNESRSKQFLRLLPSPDGGRESMVQRVIRQIKESGLSCPVTIATSVFQKDAITNQLGEDVTVVTEPSRRDTFPAICLASAYLEKTAKCDKNETVIVMPCDPYTEERYFQTIAEMAEAVQNNVADLVLMGIKPTYPSAKYGYVIPQKHRKTDGIYEVERFMEKPDVATAERFIADGAFWNGGVFAFCLGYMIDIVKSYLAYDTFEEVRLRYEELPKISFDYEVVEKAKSLAVVPYDGEWKDLGTWNVLTDELKERCIGNVVMDEKSENTHVINELEIPVMCIGAKDMVIAASCDGILVSEKGRSEHIKTYADRLQCRPMYEERRWGEYKVIDTVSFPDGYETLTRQLKIKAGKSISYQAHRYRDEVWTFIDGEGMLALDGKMTRIGRGDTVCIRKGMRHAVKAMTDLLFIEVQSGDLLVEEDVERFDWNWKS from the coding sequence ATGCAAATCATACTCTTATCCGGCGGTTCAGGTAAAAGGCTGTGGCCGCTTTCAAACGAATCCCGCTCCAAACAATTTCTCAGACTGCTTCCTTCCCCGGACGGAGGCAGGGAATCTATGGTACAGCGTGTCATACGACAGATCAAGGAATCGGGACTTTCCTGCCCGGTTACAATCGCTACAAGTGTATTCCAAAAGGATGCCATCACCAATCAGCTCGGTGAGGATGTGACTGTCGTCACCGAACCTAGCCGTAGGGATACCTTCCCCGCAATCTGTCTCGCTTCCGCCTATTTGGAGAAAACAGCGAAATGCGACAAGAATGAAACAGTCATTGTTATGCCATGCGACCCGTATACGGAAGAGCGTTATTTTCAAACTATAGCGGAAATGGCGGAAGCAGTGCAGAATAATGTGGCTGATCTTGTACTGATGGGCATAAAGCCCACCTATCCGTCCGCCAAATACGGTTATGTGATACCTCAAAAGCATCGCAAAACAGACGGAATATATGAAGTGGAGCGTTTTATGGAAAAGCCGGATGTCGCCACTGCTGAAAGATTTATCGCAGATGGCGCATTTTGGAACGGCGGCGTGTTCGCTTTCTGTCTCGGATATATGATTGACATCGTAAAGAGCTATCTCGCATACGATACTTTTGAGGAGGTACGCCTCCGATATGAGGAACTGCCAAAGATCAGCTTTGACTACGAGGTGGTGGAGAAAGCGAAGTCTCTGGCTGTCGTTCCATACGACGGGGAATGGAAAGATCTCGGCACATGGAACGTGCTTACCGATGAACTGAAAGAGCGTTGCATCGGTAACGTGGTGATGGACGAGAAATCTGAAAACACCCATGTGATCAACGAATTGGAAATACCTGTCATGTGCATCGGTGCCAAAGACATGGTAATAGCCGCTTCATGCGATGGCATCCTGGTTTCAGAGAAAGGCAGGAGCGAGCACATCAAGACATATGCGGACCGCTTGCAATGCCGCCCGATGTACGAGGAGCGTCGCTGGGGAGAATATAAGGTTATCGATACGGTGAGTTTTCCTGACGGATATGAGACCCTTACCAGGCAGTTAAAGATAAAAGCCGGTAAGAGCATAAGCTATCAGGCTCACCGCTATCGCGATGAAGTCTGGACATTCATTGATGGCGAGGGTATGCTGGCTCTTGATGGGAAAATGACTAGAATCGGCCGTGGAGACACCGTCTGTATCAGGAAGGGCATGAGACATGCCGTCAAGGCCATGACCGATCTGCTCTTTATTGAGGTACAGTCAGGAGATCTGCTCGTGGAGGAGGATGTCGAAAGGTTCGATTGGAACTGGAAATCATAA
- a CDS encoding glycosyltransferase family 2 protein has translation MKSPLVSILIPLYNAEDFIIETLECCVNQTYKNIEVIVVDDESKDNSYAIAMEYSKSHPQVKIYKQVNSGACRARNFAFEKSVGDYVIYLDADDLISTQFVEQHISVLRKTDGNCMSFCSWGKFANSTDKCNFFDIGIYRDYPHGFDLLLDMWDRGVMLQTSCYMTPRKLVIQSGGWDESVIKNQDGDFFSRVLVLSKDVKYVPDVKVYYRTGNYASVSRNMSEAAASSILYTLCSYRNTIFTYENSKRTRSILSMKYTNFIYIYGNLYPHLYNLAKQEIKSLNTGYVLKHVPHRVKQISQIIGFDNFMTLRKLLFKK, from the coding sequence ATGAAATCCCCATTAGTTTCAATACTTATTCCACTATATAATGCCGAAGATTTTATCATCGAGACCCTCGAATGTTGTGTTAATCAAACATACAAAAACATTGAGGTTATTGTAGTTGATGATGAAAGTAAAGATAATTCCTATGCAATAGCAATGGAGTATAGCAAAAGCCATCCTCAGGTTAAAATATATAAGCAAGTTAATTCAGGAGCTTGTCGTGCAAGAAATTTTGCTTTTGAGAAAAGTGTGGGTGATTATGTTATTTATTTAGATGCAGATGACCTCATCAGTACGCAATTCGTTGAGCAACATATTTCTGTTTTAAGAAAAACCGACGGTAATTGCATGAGTTTTTGTTCATGGGGAAAATTCGCTAATAGTACGGATAAATGTAACTTTTTTGACATAGGAATATACAGAGATTATCCTCATGGCTTTGACTTGCTACTTGATATGTGGGATAGAGGTGTAATGCTTCAAACCTCATGTTACATGACTCCTCGTAAGTTGGTAATACAATCAGGTGGCTGGGACGAATCTGTAATCAAAAATCAAGATGGTGATTTTTTTTCTCGTGTTTTAGTTTTATCAAAAGATGTTAAATATGTACCAGACGTTAAAGTATATTACCGTACTGGGAATTATGCGAGTGTGAGCAGAAATATGAGTGAAGCAGCTGCATCTTCTATACTTTATACATTATGCAGCTATCGAAATACTATCTTCACGTATGAAAACAGTAAAAGAACTCGCTCTATACTCAGCATGAAATATACAAATTTCATTTATATTTATGGAAACTTATATCCCCATCTTTATAATTTAGCAAAACAAGAAATCAAGTCTTTAAATACGGGATATGTTCTTAAACACGTGCCACATCGAGTGAAACAAATATCTCAAATAATAGGTTTTGACAACTTCATGACTTTACGCAAATTGCTATTCAAAAAGTAA
- a CDS encoding glycosyltransferase yields the protein MSKVLIFIDWFAPGYKAGGPITSNVNIVEHLSDKLDFYVITSSFDYHATAPYKNIQENKWVDWQGAKVMYINPSCLSWKILKKAVEEAACDVWYINGMYSRYYSLYPLLLAKILKPKKVIVCARGMLSPHALAVKSVSKKIFLTLAKTINLYMNVIFHATNEEEKGYIQSAISKKNIVDVAENLPRKMDLQANGCVKVKGEVRLVSFARISSEKNTLFALKALRKCKEKVVYHIYGQINSEIYWQECQKAIAELPTNVTVEYKGCVSPHDMQKIYTHYHALYLPSTGENYGHAILESFMNGCPVVISNKTPWLDLEKKNIGWDLPLDENLYASVIDHLSCMDNNEYLQMRSCVIAFISAYLSNDETQKRYLNMFQL from the coding sequence ATGAGTAAAGTATTGATTTTTATTGATTGGTTTGCTCCGGGATATAAGGCGGGAGGTCCGATTACATCCAATGTAAATATCGTGGAGCACCTGTCGGATAAATTAGATTTTTATGTAATAACAAGCAGTTTCGACTATCATGCAACGGCACCCTATAAAAATATTCAGGAAAATAAGTGGGTTGATTGGCAAGGAGCAAAAGTCATGTATATCAATCCGTCTTGTTTATCGTGGAAAATATTGAAAAAGGCTGTTGAGGAAGCTGCTTGCGATGTTTGGTACATCAATGGTATGTATTCACGGTATTATAGCCTATATCCGTTGTTGCTTGCGAAGATTCTAAAACCAAAGAAAGTGATCGTTTGTGCCAGAGGTATGTTGTCTCCTCATGCTTTGGCTGTAAAATCAGTAAGTAAAAAGATCTTTTTGACTTTAGCTAAGACTATAAATCTTTACATGAATGTCATTTTTCACGCCACGAATGAAGAAGAGAAGGGATATATACAATCTGCTATATCTAAGAAAAACATTGTGGATGTAGCCGAAAATCTTCCCCGAAAGATGGACTTGCAGGCAAATGGATGTGTCAAGGTAAAGGGTGAGGTTCGATTAGTGAGTTTTGCACGTATATCGTCGGAGAAAAACACATTGTTTGCATTAAAAGCATTGAGAAAATGTAAAGAGAAAGTTGTGTATCATATCTATGGGCAGATAAATTCAGAAATCTATTGGCAGGAATGCCAAAAGGCAATAGCTGAATTGCCAACGAATGTTACTGTCGAATATAAAGGTTGTGTTTCTCCTCACGACATGCAGAAAATATACACCCATTATCATGCCCTGTATCTTCCTTCTACTGGTGAAAACTATGGCCATGCTATTTTAGAAAGTTTTATGAATGGATGTCCGGTTGTGATTAGTAACAAAACACCATGGCTGGATTTGGAGAAAAAAAATATTGGTTGGGACTTGCCTTTAGATGAAAATCTATATGCATCGGTTATAGACCACCTTTCATGTATGGACAATAATGAGTATTTGCAGATGAGAAGTTGTGTTATAGCTTTTATCAGTGCATATCTTAGCAATGACGAAACCCAAAAACGCTATCTGAATATGTTTCAATTATAA
- the gmd gene encoding GDP-mannose 4,6-dehydratase: MKTALITGITGQDGSYLAELLLEKGYDVHGTIRRSSVDFRERIAHLEGHPNFHLHYADLGDSMSILQVVKKVKPNEIYNLAAQSHVQVSFDSPEFTADVDATGVLRILEAVRQCDLTETCRIYQASTSELYGKVEEVPQNENTPFHPYSPYAVAKQYGFWITKEYREAYNMFCCSGILFNHESERRGETFVTRKITLAAARIAQGKQDKLYLGNLSSLRDWGYAKDYVECMWLILQNDKPEDFVIATGEQHSVREFCQLAFRYAGIELCFEGEGENEKGIDCKSGKVLVEVSPDFYRPTDVVNLLGDPSKAKRELGWNPQKTSFEQLVKIMVDADLAKVAVERASQQVRTNLAEYLEKGIVK; this comes from the coding sequence ATGAAGACAGCTTTAATTACCGGTATCACCGGACAGGACGGCTCATATCTTGCTGAATTGCTTTTAGAAAAAGGATATGACGTGCATGGTACTATACGTCGTTCATCGGTAGACTTCCGTGAGCGTATCGCACATTTGGAAGGGCATCCTAACTTCCATCTCCACTATGCCGACCTGGGCGACTCGATGAGCATCTTACAGGTGGTGAAAAAAGTAAAGCCAAACGAAATATACAACCTCGCCGCACAGAGTCATGTACAGGTGTCGTTTGACTCTCCGGAGTTTACCGCTGATGTCGATGCCACTGGCGTACTACGCATTTTGGAAGCTGTACGACAGTGCGATCTGACTGAAACCTGCCGTATCTATCAGGCTTCCACGTCAGAACTATACGGCAAGGTGGAAGAAGTACCCCAGAATGAGAATACTCCTTTTCATCCCTACTCTCCCTATGCCGTAGCAAAACAGTATGGGTTCTGGATTACCAAAGAATACCGCGAAGCGTACAACATGTTCTGCTGTTCAGGTATTCTGTTCAACCACGAGTCGGAACGCCGCGGAGAAACGTTCGTTACCCGTAAGATAACCCTCGCCGCTGCACGTATTGCCCAAGGCAAACAGGATAAATTATATTTAGGTAATTTGTCATCGCTCCGTGACTGGGGCTATGCCAAGGATTACGTGGAATGCATGTGGCTGATCCTCCAAAACGACAAGCCGGAAGATTTTGTCATTGCCACCGGCGAGCAGCATTCGGTACGTGAGTTCTGCCAATTGGCTTTCCGTTATGCCGGAATCGAACTGTGTTTTGAGGGTGAAGGTGAAAACGAAAAAGGCATCGACTGCAAGAGCGGTAAAGTACTTGTCGAGGTTTCTCCCGACTTCTACCGCCCAACCGATGTGGTAAATCTTTTGGGAGACCCGTCGAAAGCGAAACGTGAACTGGGTTGGAATCCGCAGAAGACATCGTTTGAGCAACTTGTAAAAATCATGGTGGATGCCGATCTGGCAAAAGTGGCCGTGGAGCGTGCATCGCAACAGGTAAGAACCAACCTTGCCGAATATCTCGAAAAAGGAATCGTAAAATAA
- a CDS encoding CgeB family protein, producing MKRILYIGIYNDGSTSKMRADIINEILSDWEMDVINTDIPKRNMGRLWQSIGARYKKGPLVSKINKYVLENLCKKYYDLIWIDKAIYLTPKTTQVLRKYTGKLVHYTPDTAFSYNRSINFYNSMPLYDYMVTTKSFEMEDYIHAMGNNNKVLYVTQGFNKNLHRPIVEWKHKKGIAFIGRYEDNRRESIDVLLQNGINITLAGPGWEKFAKLHPSEHLNYLGSGIFGDDYVHAISSSLYAWGSISKWFPEKHTTRTFEIPACKTALLTERNDEIEGFFAEDEVIYYDGIENLISKVKYYNEHPLELKTLIEKGYQKVQTGGFDYESIIRNLLTKII from the coding sequence ATGAAACGTATATTATACATAGGAATCTATAACGACGGCTCTACATCTAAGATGAGGGCAGACATAATCAATGAAATACTATCCGATTGGGAAATGGATGTGATAAACACGGATATACCCAAACGAAATATGGGGCGATTGTGGCAATCTATTGGAGCTCGATATAAAAAAGGGCCCTTAGTTAGTAAAATTAATAAATATGTATTGGAGAACCTTTGTAAAAAATACTATGATTTGATATGGATAGACAAAGCTATATATTTGACCCCAAAAACGACTCAAGTTCTCCGCAAATATACCGGCAAATTAGTACATTATACTCCCGATACAGCTTTTAGCTACAACCGCTCTATAAATTTCTACAATAGTATGCCATTATATGATTATATGGTAACAACAAAAAGTTTTGAGATGGAGGATTATATTCATGCAATGGGCAATAACAATAAAGTTTTGTACGTTACTCAAGGATTTAATAAAAATCTACATCGACCCATAGTGGAATGGAAGCATAAAAAAGGAATTGCATTTATTGGACGTTATGAAGATAACCGTCGAGAATCCATTGATGTTTTGTTGCAAAATGGTATTAACATAACATTAGCCGGCCCAGGTTGGGAGAAATTTGCAAAATTACATCCATCTGAACATCTGAATTATCTGGGTTCTGGAATATTCGGAGATGACTATGTACATGCCATTAGTAGCAGTCTCTACGCTTGGGGATCCATATCAAAATGGTTCCCTGAGAAGCATACTACACGCACATTCGAGATACCTGCCTGCAAAACCGCTTTGCTCACTGAGCGCAACGATGAGATTGAAGGATTCTTTGCCGAAGACGAAGTTATCTATTATGACGGAATTGAAAATTTGATATCGAAAGTAAAATACTATAACGAACATCCGCTGGAACTTAAAACTCTTATTGAGAAAGGCTATCAAAAAGTACAGACCGGTGGATTTGATTACGAATCAATTATAAGAAATTTGCTAACAAAAATAATATGA
- a CDS encoding glycosyltransferase family 4 protein, which translates to MITCFFRKKREGVNSIEMVFSTIESLLPLHTSIQLPYEGASPKVLFGNILFAHRNKAKINHITGDAHYIALGLGRNTVLTVHDVQSALQINNPLKRLYVKLFWFWLPALMVRRITVISEFTKNELSKIIPFAKNKILVVHNAFNPTIKYVKKIKDNRPVILHMGTKPNKNLERVVEALKGMDCLLIIVGKMSEKQLLLLESSTIDYENHYDVGYEEIVRCYQRCDIVSFPSVYEGFGVPILEANAAGRPIIAGDIPVLHEVANDAACFVNPYSVDSIRSGFVKVIEHDEYRKELIAKGLKNIERFSPKAIAEKYNEVYKELSDE; encoded by the coding sequence ATGATAACATGTTTTTTTCGAAAGAAACGCGAAGGGGTCAACAGTATTGAAATGGTATTTTCAACGATTGAGAGCCTATTGCCGTTGCATACTTCTATTCAATTGCCCTACGAAGGGGCATCTCCTAAAGTTTTATTTGGGAATATTCTTTTTGCCCATCGGAACAAAGCGAAGATTAACCATATAACAGGGGATGCTCATTATATAGCTTTAGGGCTGGGAAGAAACACTGTCTTAACCGTTCACGATGTGCAATCGGCATTGCAAATCAATAATCCTCTGAAACGTTTATATGTTAAATTGTTTTGGTTTTGGCTACCGGCATTGATGGTAAGGCGTATCACTGTAATTTCAGAATTTACAAAAAACGAGCTCTCAAAAATCATTCCCTTTGCAAAGAATAAGATACTTGTTGTTCATAATGCATTTAATCCGACAATAAAGTATGTAAAAAAAATAAAGGATAACCGCCCTGTTATTCTTCACATGGGTACAAAGCCCAACAAAAATCTTGAACGTGTGGTAGAAGCGTTGAAGGGAATGGATTGCTTGTTAATCATTGTGGGTAAAATGAGCGAGAAGCAATTGTTGTTATTGGAAAGTTCTACTATCGATTATGAAAACCATTATGATGTTGGCTATGAAGAGATAGTCCGATGTTATCAAAGATGTGATATAGTGAGTTTCCCTTCCGTTTATGAAGGATTTGGAGTGCCGATATTGGAGGCAAATGCAGCTGGCAGACCGATTATTGCCGGAGATATTCCTGTATTGCATGAAGTGGCTAATGATGCAGCTTGTTTTGTAAATCCATATAGTGTTGATAGTATCAGAAGTGGCTTTGTCAAAGTGATAGAACATGACGAATACAGGAAGGAATTGATAGCAAAGGGATTGAAGAATATAGAACGTTTTTCTCCGAAAGCAATTGCTGAAAAATACAACGAAGTTTATAAAGAATTGAGTGATGAGTAA
- a CDS encoding UpxY family transcription antiterminator, giving the protein MMKKWYALKVFYNRFSEIKATLSRDGIESYIPMKTRSYPQPDGEVVIRRVPLVAMLMFLRCDDDYISSLNSILDEKAMVYHRPGTQIPASIPDEEMDMFIMLTSSMEDGFEQIPYDDNLVKNAEKYRVTGGEYAGVVGYYRRIKKNKRLVIPFEGLLILVATNYIPKCYLQEIV; this is encoded by the coding sequence ATGATGAAAAAATGGTATGCCCTGAAGGTTTTCTATAACCGTTTTTCGGAAATCAAGGCCACATTGTCACGTGACGGGATTGAGAGTTATATCCCGATGAAAACCAGAAGCTATCCGCAACCGGATGGGGAAGTCGTGATCAGGCGGGTTCCGCTTGTCGCCATGTTGATGTTCCTGCGTTGCGATGATGACTATATCTCTTCCTTGAATTCGATTCTCGATGAGAAAGCCATGGTGTATCATCGTCCCGGTACCCAGATTCCAGCTTCCATTCCGGATGAAGAGATGGACATGTTCATCATGCTCACTTCTTCCATGGAGGACGGTTTCGAACAGATACCGTATGATGACAATCTCGTGAAGAACGCCGAAAAATACCGGGTGACAGGTGGGGAATATGCCGGAGTAGTGGGATATTACAGACGTATCAAAAAGAACAAGCGGCTGGTTATTCCTTTTGAAGGCTTGCTGATATTGGTCGCCACCAATTATATTCCCAAATGTTATTTACAGGAAATAGTATAG
- a CDS encoding putative colanic acid biosynthesis acetyltransferase — MVQTDLSKYDNSWFHIGARRLKAVTWYFINALFLNCSWNPSSGLKVRLLRIFGADIGKGVVIKPGVNIKYPWNLSIGDYSWIGENVWIDNLVRVTIGSNVCISQGAMLLCGNHNYKRQTFDLIVKSIVIEDGAWVGAQSTVCPGVTMHSHSVLAVGSIASKDLMSYSIYRGNPAVKVAERVMIES, encoded by the coding sequence ATGGTACAAACAGATCTTTCCAAGTATGATAATTCATGGTTCCATATTGGTGCCAGACGATTGAAAGCTGTCACTTGGTATTTTATCAATGCTTTATTTTTAAATTGTAGTTGGAACCCATCATCGGGGCTAAAGGTAAGACTACTACGGATTTTTGGAGCAGATATAGGTAAGGGAGTTGTAATAAAGCCCGGGGTCAATATTAAATATCCATGGAATTTATCAATCGGTGATTACTCTTGGATTGGAGAAAATGTATGGATAGACAATTTAGTTCGAGTAACCATCGGTTCCAATGTCTGCATAAGCCAAGGGGCTATGTTGTTGTGTGGTAACCATAATTATAAAAGACAAACTTTCGATCTTATAGTAAAATCTATTGTTATTGAAGATGGTGCATGGGTCGGTGCCCAGTCCACTGTTTGTCCCGGAGTAACAATGCATTCACATAGTGTTCTTGCTGTCGGTTCCATAGCCTCTAAAGACTTAATGTCATATTCGATATATCGCGGGAATCCTGCGGTCAAAGTCGCAGAACGGGTAATGATTGAATCGTAA
- a CDS encoding glycosyltransferase yields the protein MNTELLTSIIIPCYNAEKYIHKCLESCLNQRLDYNTFEIIAIDDGSEDNTLNILHEFAHNNPQLHMQILTQKNAGQSRARNHGLEYAHGKYILYLDSDDFFVDNTISEILYTAIDNQLDMLWFDHQHVDENYNLLPLPQADCKKHVPTDIMSGIDFIKKAFNHSGMVWQFIFRKDFLIKNNILFFDGIIMQDIVYTLQCLYKCKRVQYYPICAYNYLIRSNSVTRDMLKKRKRSLDGMKVAALLNDTFATSKDNDLRLWINDFMNGIVQFNLRRLVKNNDNTGYELCISELKRYNLLPLPMSFICRQIFLTKILNFSPILYKQVVKLLH from the coding sequence ATGAATACAGAATTATTGACATCTATTATAATTCCATGTTATAATGCGGAAAAGTATATCCATAAATGCCTTGAAAGTTGTTTGAATCAAAGACTTGATTATAATACTTTTGAAATCATAGCAATTGATGACGGAAGTGAAGACAACACTCTGAATATCTTACATGAATTTGCACACAATAATCCACAACTACATATGCAAATTCTTACACAAAAAAATGCCGGACAATCCAGAGCACGCAATCATGGGTTGGAATATGCACATGGGAAATATATTTTATATTTAGATAGTGATGACTTTTTTGTAGATAACACCATATCTGAAATTTTATATACAGCCATTGACAACCAACTGGATATGCTTTGGTTTGACCATCAACACGTAGATGAAAATTACAACTTATTGCCATTGCCACAGGCCGACTGCAAAAAACATGTTCCTACTGATATAATGTCTGGGATAGACTTTATTAAAAAGGCATTTAACCATTCAGGCATGGTGTGGCAGTTTATATTTCGTAAAGATTTTCTTATTAAGAACAATATCCTTTTTTTTGATGGTATAATAATGCAAGATATTGTATACACGCTTCAATGTCTGTACAAATGTAAGAGAGTACAATATTATCCTATATGTGCATATAACTATTTGATACGATCAAATTCTGTGACGAGAGATATGCTAAAAAAAAGAAAACGCTCATTGGATGGTATGAAAGTAGCGGCACTACTCAACGATACATTTGCAACCTCAAAAGATAACGATTTACGGCTTTGGATAAATGATTTTATGAATGGTATCGTGCAATTTAATTTAAGGAGATTAGTGAAAAATAATGATAATACAGGGTATGAACTTTGCATTTCAGAACTAAAGCGATATAATCTTCTTCCATTACCAATGTCATTTATTTGCAGACAGATTTTTTTGACTAAAATATTAAATTTCAGCCCAATACTATATAAACAGGTAGTAAAGTTATTACATTAA